GCTACATAACAAATAACAGCTTCAGTCAGGTAACAAAATTATAACTTCTTTACTTGTAAATGTTGTTGACTTTGGAGGTAAACATCTAGCTTGCAGATAGAAGCATATGCTTTAACTATATATTACCTTCGTGTCTGTCACATTGTCAGGGAGCCTCAAGGAGTAGCACTGAGATGGTTCTGTAATCTCTGTAACTTTCCACCTCGtagatccttcacctgaaacATTAGATGTTCTGGGCATCCCATCAGCCAGAGGTCGCACTTCATTTTTCtgaataattaacaaaaaactgTTTAGTCATACACCGTATATTCGGCACATTACTAGGATACACATCCAGATTCAGACTTTAATTCACCTTCGTAGCTGCAAAAGAGGTAGATTGATCTGCATTTGCATTTGAAGAACCAAAGCCAACACCTCCAGGAACCTGCACACCAGAATGTGTTCACAAATTGCGTACATTTTCCGCAGAGATAGTATCCAAGAAATATACCTTAGTGGCAAGTAAGCGATTTTCTGCTGTTCTCAGCAACCTGAATCCATTATCAGTAGCGAGAATTCTAACACCATAGTCACCGGTTGAGACAGCTAAAAGTGTTCCTTCCTTATTAAATCTAACACAAGGAGAAGCCTGCAGGTTTTCCACAAGTAATTAGCTGCTAGTATGTAAGTAGTAGAAATAGCTAGAGGACACGACTATTAGGTAATATTACCGGTAAGCCACCATCTGCATGAATAGTAGTCAAAGGATTTGTGTTGTCCATGTCCCAAATTTTGATAGTCGATTCATCGCCAGCAGCTAAGAATCTATTCTTGGTTGTGTCAAATTGTACAATCCCTACAGCACGTTGTCCAAGGCCTTGATATGTTCTTTTTATAGAGCCTTCACTATCTTCCCACTCGACTAAGAATGACTCTCCTTCGTTGTTTGTACCACAGGAAAACAACCTGTTGCatgttattgttttaaaatttggaaGGAAAATATAGCAGTCAGCTAACTAGGCAGTCAGTGACTCAGTGCTTTAAAAAATGCTGGTAAAAAATTGAGAGACGAACCTTGTTCCATTGCTGCTGTATGCCATTCTTGACGAAGAATGGCCAGGTGCGTCATAGGTACCTCTCGCACCCAACTCATCATACAGCCAAGTTTTTACTTTTCCATCAGTTGCTGTTGAGAAGACAAACTGTATACGATCTAGAATGCATTAGAgaaaatttatctaaatataAGGAAACAGTATAGGGGATGGTAGTCTAAATAGTAAAATGTATACATTCAGTCAGCCATATGAATCATAGAAACCATAGTAAAATGTACGttccaacaacaacaaaagaaacaatACTTATTACCTGGATATTTTCCTTTTGGTGAGTACAAACAGAGAACACAGGAGCTTCATGACCCTCAAAAGTAAACCGTATAGCCCCAGTAATAGCATCCCAAACCTTTGGATTATTTTAGTTCATGTAAGTCATGCCCAACCATTAACGTGACAACAGAAGATAGATATCAGAAACACAAACCTTAATGAGTCTGTCATCCCCACAAGTAACAACATATAGTTGTTCGTTAGGATATGAAAAGGCAAGATGGTTGACACCTCCTGTATGAGCTTCAATCTGGAACACAGGAGGAAAGAGTAAAACCAAATTGTAGAGCTATGTTGAACGTATGGGAGGCTAAAGTGAGTGATATTAATGAAAGAATAACTGGTAAAATCAACCTCCAGACGACTTCGTACGACATTTTCCCAACCAAAGGAATAGATATGCACGATGTTTTTTGAGTATGCCACGCCTGAAAGGACATTAAAACAATGTCAATATTTTCCAAGTGTTAAAGACTGTTTCTACTCTGGGAATAAACTTAACGATTTAATCAAGATAATAAATTAAATGGAGAACAGTTGGCATGTACCAAACAGAGTTCCATCAGGACACCATGCCACGTGATTTACCGATGCCGTCTCATCAGCGTATAAAGATGTCTGACACAAATTCAAAAGAATTAAAACATGCATCAAAATTTCAGAAAGTAAGAGAATTATATCCAAAAGGTGAGAGGTAAACCTGCAATTCTATTGAACATGCATCAGGCTTCCAGACATCAAAACACTTCTCTGAAATCTTTCTACGAATACCCACGTCCCACAGGAAAACATCACCACCAAATGTACCAACTGACAACATATACCTCAGTACCTTTAGttgataagaaaaaaaggaagacaTGACATTACAGACTCTGCACGTTTGAGAATGTGGCTTCGTAGGACATACCCAGTAGTACAATTTGCTGAAATGGATGGAAGTCCATGCTAGTGACAGGTGAACCCTGAGGAAGAGTTGCAACAACTATCTTGGGCAAGTCATCAGGTGATAATGTATTATGTCCATGGGGCTGGCCAGAATATGGAACTGGCGGAATATTACCCACctggaaaaaaaatcattacaaaCCACCCAAGCTCTTCTGCCACATCTTTTACAAGTAGAAAACCTAAAACTGAAAATCCCGGATACATAACAGAGATTAGTTAGTCATAAGTACCTCCTGTGAGGTTTCACACGGCCTTGATCTCTTCAAAGGATTGTTAGAATCAGCAGTTTGACATTCCATATGACCAGCAGCTAACACAATGTTTCAagttaaacaaaattattcaaatGAAACGGATTTCAAAAGTTAtgataaaaaggtaaaatagtAAGATAATATCGCATTGGCAGGTCTAGTTAATGATAAGACAAAACATTTCAGAATAAATAGACAACCAGGACGTGAAGATGCAGAACGACGACGCCTGACAGGAGCACCAAGAGCACCAGGAGCAGCTGGGATTGTTGAACCAGGAGTAGGCTGAAACATGTGGCAACACTTCATCGCAAAACAAACCTGTTTCCATAGAGCTAGAGAACATAATCATTTGGCACTTACATCATGAGGTGACAACACTTCAGTTGCAATATTGGGATGATTTGTAGCAGGGGATGCAGCTCGCGCAGCAATGGGTTTCTTGCATATATGGTCCACAAACAGAGTCTCGATTTCAAGATTTGGCCTAGGATTCTTACATAGATGATGCTGCCAGTTTAAACTATGAGAAAAAATAGAGTAAATCCCAAGTTTTAATCATCTGAGAAAAGATGTGTGTTTGGACTgaataaaataacagaaaagTCTCAAGCACCTTTGGTTGATTAGAGTACGCAACCTTGAAGTCTTGACAGTAGGAAAATCGAGTTTGTCGCGGAAAAGTGGATTAGTCTTTATCAGTTTCTCTAAGACAGGAAACAGAAGACCTCTCTCTGACTCTGTGTCCTTGTACGTAGAGAGTTTCGGGTTTTCTCTGAAAAGGTTGATGTAACAGTGAAATGATAAATAATCTTATATAAGCATTCTatgcccaaaaaaaaattgttgcaaGGGTCAAAAACATTGTGAGAGAACCTAAAGTCGTCCAGTGTCAAAAGCAGCATCATTTCCTTGAAGATATCTTCAGAAAAAGGTGCACAAAACCTCAGATCCTTGCGTAATATGTCCAAAGCTTTAGCATGATCACCCCTGcagataaaaaatagaaaagtagTGAGACTCATACACCACTAAGCTTAAGCTAAAGCtactcaaatatatatatatgaaagcttATACTTACTTATCCAACGCTTCGAGATACTTTTGCTTTCGGATCTCAAAGAAGATTTCCATGGACTGTTCGTTGTCCTGAATCTTGGTGAATCCAGAAAGATACTTCTCCATTTCGTCCCACTCGCCATTAGTCACCAGTTCCTCAAAGTAACGCATGTTGAAGTAACAACCAGACTCCGATTCCAATCTATGGTTTATTTCAACATTAATCATTAATTACTAATTAAATCAGTTTCTTAATCAACCAAttaggggggggggggggggggggaaagGAGATAAAAGGAAGGACCTGTGAACAGTTTCCTTGTGTTTCTCTTCATCGAGAAATTGAAGAATCAAGAACGTGAGTTCCTTCTCTACAGTAGCCATTACTGCACAGCAGCTCTGCGAACGAGATCAACCAACACACATTACATTAAAGGATCATTCGCTAACTAATTGAGTCGTAGAGTCTACGGAAACAAGATACTCTCCAGCAAAAATAGAATAGAGCGGAGATGATAGTCGGAGATGTACCTGCAGAGATTAGATGATGATAGGTTTCTCGCCGATCGAAGAATCTGGAAACGCGAGCAAAAGCGAGATTGAGCAGTGCAGAGAGAGTtcgttttaattttctttgttgGTTTGCTTTTGAGCATTTGTTGTGGGTGACGATCTGATATTTATAGCGTGGGAAAATTAAATTAGTTACTATaaaggtgaaaagaaaaaagaaagattttttttttgaattcaaAGAAAACAAGAGACGCTAgtatggaaaaaaaattatgagcaAGATAAGATAGGTTAGTTTGCTTATAGTGGTAGAGCGACGTTATAAGATCCCTGGCTTATCAACTGAATCACGATTTGGTAAGACTCTGGTTTCTTAAAACGGTGGCGTTTTAAAGACAACAGCAACAATTCGTGACGTGGGTAAAAGTTCGACATATATTTTTAGTGGGCCCTTATACAGCccaaataaacataaatatcgGCTGTGTTATGTTTGTAAGTGTAACTTCATGATTGAACACACACGTTCAAGCCCATCGTACGTTTGGTTAGGCAAGTTTCATAACATTTTGAGAGCACAATTCTACCAAACCACATATCGCATAAACCAGTTAGATACCCTTTAAccagtgtttaaaaaaaaaaatcaaagggTCCAATTGATCATTTTCTAGATCTTTTTCCGAAAAAATTGAGTTGAATATTCTGAAAACTAAAAGATACGcatttagtataattttttaaccACTTGACTAAAAGCACACTAACCCCTGTTTTAACGTGTTTTAAGAAGCAGAGGGtaaaacaataattataaaaacgTGAAAAGTGGGGAAATTTTTTGCAAAAAAGCTTTTGTTGGGAGGAGAGAGCAGCCGCTTGATCAGCCACGCTTCCTTTCTTCATTcatcttccttccttccttcatttttttaatatatatatatatattttcttctctCCTTAATTTGTTTCTCAGACGCTTCTCTTTATCCTTCGTCTGCAATCGCCAAACCTTATCTTTTGCTTCGTATTTGGTAAGATTCGATTGTCTCCCACtctcttttgtatttttttcttccatCATAGATCGTTTGATTGTTCTACTCACTTCGATGCCGATGATTCtcaaacttgtttttttttgtgattgatCTATGTACTGTCGATTGCAATTGCAATTAAATCGATTTGAGTCAGTCGTATCTCGGTTTACAGTTTTGATCATTTCGGTTTAACATCTTTTTGCTAGTAGATCTCTGATTTTGATCAAgtataatcatttttttactGTTCTACTGTTGCTAACTTGCATTCTGTAAAAAAGAGTTGCAGGATAGCTAGCTATATGGCCTGAACTTAGTAATTTCATGGGAGTTGTGGAGGAAACTGAACCTCCTTCGAAACGTGCCAAACTCCTTGCTGACGAACCCAACGGCAACTCTTCTGTTAGAGTCAGCAGAAGCAGCGTAACAAACAACAACTCTTTGGGAGACCTGATGGCGAGGCCTCTCACAACCTCCTCCTCCCAAGGACGGGATGACGATGATGAAACAACAACGATCGGATCCAAAGGAGTCATTAGGAAATCAGAGTTCGTTAGGATCATCACTAGAGCGCTTTATTCGCTCGGGTATGGTAAAACCGGGGCTATGCTCGAGGAAGAGTCTGGAATCCCTATGCATCGTTCCGTCGTCAAGGCGTTTCTGCAGCAGGTGAAGGAAGGGAAATGGGACGAGAGTGTTGTTACATTGCACAGAATCGGGTTGGTGGATGATAAGACTGTTAAGTCTGCGTCGTTCTTGCTGCTAGAGCAGAAGTTTTTGGAGCTTCTGAGGTTTGATAAGATTGCTGATGCGCTAGGCACCTTGAGGGACGAGATTGTGCCGCTTCGTGTTAATACGAAGCGTGTTCACGAGCTCGCTTCCTCGCTTATAACACCTTCGAAGTTTGTAGCGAATGGTaaaggtaaagagagtgtgagTTCGAGGTCTAAGGTTCTGGAGGAGCTGCAGAAGTTGCTTCCTGCTTCTGTTATGGTTCCGGAGAAGAGGTTGGAGTGTTTAGTTGAGAGTTCTCTCCATATTCAGCGGGATTCTTGTGTTTACCATAATACTTTGGATAGTGATCTGTCTTTGTTTTCTGACCATCAATGCGGGAAGCACCAAATTCCTTCTCGGACTCTTCAGGTTAGACTACACTGATCTATCTGTTAATCTTACTTCTGTTTCCTTCATAGTTGTGGTTGTTTCGTCTCTTGGTGATCGATCATTAGTGTGTTGAAACTACAGGTTTCTCCAGCTGATGCCTCTTTGTCTTTTAACATTTTCCCTTGCTACTTATGTTCCCTTGATTATCTAACTAGTAGTTTAGTCAAACTAGCAGTGCATGTATGAGTTTATGACATACATCACATTCTTTAAGTTCTCTCTACTACGTGTGAATGGTTCAGGTCTTGGAGTCGCATACTGATGAAGTTTGGTTCTTGCAATTCTCGCATAATGGCAAATATTT
This genomic stretch from Raphanus sativus cultivar WK10039 chromosome 3, ASM80110v3, whole genome shotgun sequence harbors:
- the LOC108847596 gene encoding topless-related protein 4-like, producing MATVEKELTFLILQFLDEEKHKETVHRLESESGCYFNMRYFEELVTNGEWDEMEKYLSGFTKIQDNEQSMEIFFEIRKQKYLEALDKGDHAKALDILRKDLRFCAPFSEDIFKEMMLLLTLDDFRENPKLSTYKDTESERGLLFPVLEKLIKTNPLFRDKLDFPTVKTSRLRTLINQSLNWQHHLCKNPRPNLEIETLFVDHICKKPIAARAASPATNHPNIATEVLSPHDPTPGSTIPAAPGALGAPVRRRRSASSRPAAGHMECQTADSNNPLKRSRPCETSQEVGNIPPVPYSGQPHGHNTLSPDDLPKIVVATLPQGSPVTSMDFHPFQQIVLLVGTFGGDVFLWDVGIRRKISEKCFDVWKPDACSIELQTSLYADETASVNHVAWCPDGTLFGVAYSKNIVHIYSFGWENVVRSRLEIEAHTGGVNHLAFSYPNEQLYVVTCGDDRLIKVWDAITGAIRFTFEGHEAPVFSVCTHQKENIQFVFSTATDGKVKTWLYDELGARGTYDAPGHSSSRMAYSSNGTRLFSCGTNNEGESFLVEWEDSEGSIKRTYQGLGQRAVGIVQFDTTKNRFLAAGDESTIKIWDMDNTNPLTTIHADGGLPASPCVRFNKEGTLLAVSTGDYGVRILATDNGFRLLRTAENRLLATKVPGGVGFGSSNANADQSTSFAATKKNEVRPLADGMPRTSNVSGEGSTRWKVTEITEPSQCYSLRLPDNVTDTKVSRLIYTNSGSEVLALASNGEHKLWKWQNSDDNLDGKATAKARPVLWKPKSGITMINETSDTNPEEAIPCLALSKNDSYLVSASGGQISVFNMVTFKSMVTCMPPPPAATFLAFYPSENNIICIGLEDSSIKIYNLRSGEVRAVLKGHKNRITGLAFSRGMDVLVSSGADSQLCVWGMFRWRKRHSKYLQVPQGRSTPAVSNTRVQFHQNGIHLLVVNETHIAIYHARKLDLLNNWFRLEATTPITSGTYSGDSQSIFVSFEDGTVDVLTASNLRLRCRINPTAYLPSNPSSRAYPLVIAAHPSESNQFAVGLSNGHVYVVEPSKTEGTWETSPPGSS